One Cucumis melo cultivar AY chromosome 8, USDA_Cmelo_AY_1.0, whole genome shotgun sequence genomic window, GGTGCAAAgtagaattcactcctaccaaCGACGTTGGCCCAACAAGGAGATAGCCAACAACGCTGGTCCAACAAGCCTCcaatttcaagggtaagaccgagtggatagatATAGACATAGGGTGCAAGGTGGATTCACTCCTACCAATGATGCTGACCAAGTGGATAGCCAACTACGCTGGCAaaacaagcctcccatttcaagggtaagagcGAGTGGATAACTATAGACATAGGGTGCAAGGCGAAATTCACTTCTACCCGTTTTTtgggttagtagatagattgtttccttaaggactgaattcaagtcttgaacaaggacccccaccctctcattggctcgagaggcATTCAGTTTATAGATTttaccttaaaccaattgtttaatagtggatcagtaAGACTTAAGAAACAATATGTAATCTCGAGGATAAAACGGTACTTTGACCCAActgaggttacgaacaacctgcgaaggattaacttactgatcattgttatatcagatgaacagaaatatatctatagtgaggagagtgcaactacgagattttagtggaatgacccattagttaacgaatgttgattagctcgatttaaaagagtttagccaattaatctcggatcgttgaaGCTCATGAtatataggtccattaggttcccctactagctcatacaGAATTAACTTATAACAATacgttggaataattcaaattgttcgaattagatAAAGAGacagaaaccgacaaatatatttgatatagtcGTCGGCTATATATGTttgatagagctttatgtttaaatgtgattgaaatgttaaaaatatgaatacagattcatattcagaatctcggaattgatggaaatgatcaaacctgtaaaaagtcaaaatgttgacttttgactttgaaaaatcaaattttgaccgactttatattcaaatatgatttgaatttcagaaaatgaatgcggattcatgctcggaggtcaaaattagtcaagacgaacaaaatgataaaaagtcaaaatgttgacttttgactaaaacaagtcaaagtttgactttgactttaatAGTCACAATTTGATTTTAActttaatggtcaaatgaccaaaatgcctttgaacaaaatgttggatttttccactaacacttagtgggataagtggctacatgagatgtaaacacttagcccactaagttTCACTAAATATCAGTGAAATATTAGTTGTTGagattttataaacaaattacatgcatttttgcatgtaatttgcttataaatatgtgtttttttcaaatttgtgaaaacttttgacaattttgttaattttgtttttacaaaattatttttaaaaaattctatcTTCTAAAAATTCTCAACCCTATCTCTCCCTCCaaatttcatctttttctcaaaCTTCCTTCATAGAACGAGTCCCAAAATCCAATTCTAAGTCTGAAGAATAGCAGGTCAACTTTAATTGTAGTCACACCTTCAAGTGTGTGAGGAGATTAGGAGGATTAAGGAAACTACAAAGCTATGTTTTCGATAATTCCTAATTTCGTTTAATTAGGATAGATTATGCATGTTAAtctttaaatttttgtaaatgcaattagagtaaaacTTTGTTTCTGTTTTTCACAGTGAATATATGCTTTCCATCAAGTTGAATATACGTCAATATCAATAATTTTCTGTTTCTAATAGTTTAAAATCAAATTGATATTTCCATTATATTGTAGAAAATTTCATAAGATAATAAATTGTTACTAATGTAAGTATGATATAAATAATAGACATATTTaagatttataaaatatttatttagaaatttaaaattattattattattatttttcttttataaatctTCGAGAGATAATCCGTCAAAATCAATATTTTAGGGATATTTTCGTCGAAAATTTTGAGTAGGAGTATTAAAAAAACCAGTAACCCGACCACTTCGATTTACCCAAACCATAGGAGTATTAAAAAAACCGATAACCAGACCACCCCAATTTATCCAACCCAGACTATAAGGATTGGATTTGGTTAAATGTTGTGTTTGTTGGATTGAGTTagaaaattagagaaaaaaCGAGCTAGCGTGCAAGCAAGAGCTCGAATTAACTTGGTTCACCTCGATAGTATATATACAAATAGACTTGAAATTTTAACGTATCATCTCAAAAACaatatgaaattttgaaatttatagaAATTAcatagaaatgaaaaaaaaaaaaaaaaaaaaaaaccaatcgGCCACACAACGAGGCTTAAGTTCAGTGAAACTATCTCAATGTCTGCAGTTAAGCCAATCCTCTCAATCTTCTTCTTCGGCAAAGACAAAAAAATGGAAAGTGGGAACCGTTAGTGTTAGGTAGGCACAAGAATGGCAAACGATTCTCAAAACTAAATCCTTACAATCGCATCAGCCCTATccccttcttttttcttccaattCTCCCTCGAAATTCCCTTTCTTCTCTCCTAATCTCTCTCTTTTGCTGTTTTCGATGTCTCTACCTTCTACCTTCGCTCCTTCCTCTCATTTTCCCCTCCCAATTTCACATTTCAAGCCCTCTCGCCATTGCAGAGCTTCAATTTTCTTATCCATCGACTATGGATGCTGCAAATCCCTCTATGCATCCTCTAGGAATACTTCCCGACGATCGCTGCGCATCTGCGCTTCTTCGTCCGATGGCGCGTCGGCTTCAGTTCCCTCTGATAGTGATAACACTCCCAGGTTAGTTTTTCGGGTTTAGTAGTTGTTGAGGAGTTGAAGTTTGTTGGCGACTATGAAATGTGTAATTGGTTGTGAATCTACAGAGAGTTGAAAAGAACATTTTACGAAGAAGCTACTGGTTTACTTGTGGAGTTCGTTTGATTTATTTTATGGTGTCTGTGTAGATGAAATTCATGTGTGCGTGTTGgaatttattgattttctttttctgttgCTGCTTTTCAGTAACTTTTGTATCATAGAAGGACCGGAGACCGTTCAGGATTTTGTTCAGATGCAATTCCAGGAAATTCAAGACAACATAAGGAGTCGTCGTAATAAAATTTTTCTTCTAATGGAAGAGGTTAGGTTTTAAATGGAAGtggatccttcaattttttctcCCTTGTAATTTGTGCGTAAAGCTATCGCCTAATGGATAGAATTATCAGTTCTAAATTATTATTTGTGAACGGTGGTTAGGTTAGAAGATTACGAATTCAACAACGCTTGAAGAATCTAAAAGCTATCGATGAGAATGACAATGAAGAGGCGTATGAAATGCCTGAAATTCCATCATCTATTCCTTTTCTTCCCCACGTGGTAAGTGGCAAAATTATCTATCGTATAAGCACGACATATTgagttattttctttttcttttttgagttGAAGAAAATGTGGGGTTTGAGAGATTCAAATCTCTGACTCGTAAGTCAAGGGTTGAGTTATGGCAGGCTAGCAGCACAACGTTTGTTAGGAAACACTGTATGCTGTTTTTTCTACCAGCGTCAGGAAGCTCAGGATCATTACTACATTGAGAACTTGATCTAAACATTCTCATCCTACAGAAGATGGCTTCACTAATAAAGATGCTAGGCTAGTGCCTGACTGTTACTTAAAACCAGCACAAATAATTTAGATGATTGCTGTCATAGTTTGGAAGGAAAAACTGAAACCTACTTTTATATTCCCATAAGAACTTAAAGTTGTGTTTACTATCCAGTTGTGAACAAGTCTGAAAAAGGTCTTATATGATGCACTCTCTCTTTTGTGTTTAGTTACTCAGGGTCATTTATTGATGGGTTTTATCTATTCATATTTGACTAAAGTGATTTTTTCCCTTCCTCCTTTGCAGACACCTAAGACGTTGAAGCAGCAATATTTAACCAGCTTGTCAGTTATATGGggaataattgtatttggtgGCTTTATTGCCCCAACTGTAAGTTGATTTCTTACATCCTCTTCTTTTGGCTCTTGTTCTTCACCCTGGCGGATTGTTCTAGACTTGTTGATGGCGTATTGCCCTTGTATGTGGGTTGTTGTTTCTTATTTGCTTCTCGACTCCAGCCCAAAAAGTTAATGAAGAGATGAAACAGAATAACGAAACAAAAATGTCTTTCTTGAATTTAAAAACCAGCATGATTTATTAGCTGTGATTGTTAGTTTTATGGATGTTTTTGGTATTCTTTGGAGAATAGTAGTTTCTTGAGTTTTATATCAAAACTGAACCAGAAAATATTTTTCCTCATTGGACGCAATCTTTGAGCTTGAGAATAATAGAGagattttatttgtattataaaACATATACTTGGATGACGATGACCCTTTTTTTAAGATTCGTGAGAATATGAATCATAATAGAACATGATTTTGATCGAGTATAAGGTATCTTAATATCTTCTATTAGGAACTCTTCATATGTGGGACTTGAGAGTGGATATTTATCAGATATTGTATGCTTTACCATGCGAGCTACAAGTTGGGTTGGATAGATTTAATATTTACTGATTAACTGCTTCAGGAGAATAAGGTAGGATATCGATTCTGAATGATGGTgatgaaatttctttttttcaattaaagCATAACTAACTTATTGAAGTCTTGATGATCATGCTCAATAAATTTCTACATTTGACGGTTATCTATTTGTGGTTCCGAGCCTCCGACCATCTAATGTTGGTGAAAAAATCCTTCCCATGGCAGCTGGAGCTAAAATTGGGATTAGGCGGCACTTCGTACGAAGATTTCATCCGCAACATGCATTTGCCTATGCAATTAAGGTATTTCGTGAAATCCAGTTTCTTTCCAAATTTGAATTCTGTTGCTAATTCGACGTTTGTTTCTCGTGTTTGCTTCAATTTCccttttttgaatctcaattTCAGTCAAGTGGATCCCATAGTGGCGTCATTTTCAGGTGGAGCGGTAGGTGTCATTTCGGCCTTGATGTTAATTGAAGCTAACAATGTTGAGCAACAAGAGAAAAAAAGGTGTAAATATTGTCATGGAACTGGTATGTTCTAATTTAAAGCGATCCTATATATATTAGTTTTGCTGCCCAATTCATAgtttaattttgaacttttggaATCGAATGTTTGTTATTCTCCTGTAGTATGATAAAATCACATTCTCAATTCAATTTAAAGATCTTATATCcaagtttaaatttatgttcgTCCCAATTTAAAGTTATTAAAATACCGTTTTGGTAATTTTaagtttgttcaattttaattcGTAATTGTCAAATTTTAATCTCTATACTTtccataaatttttaaatttagttcaCAACAAgagtttttcttctctttttaagATTTCTGTAATGCATAAAATATATTCACATgctattcatgaaaattattattattatttactaaattttgctaaaatttaattttgagggactaaatttaagattcaTAGGACTTACGGGGGCTAAATTTGGACAAGTGAAAGTATAGGAATTGAAACTGAACAACCTTCAAAGTTTTAACTATAATATTTTCCTTGTTTAATTTTTGAACCCTGGTTTCATGTCTACTTGGTCTCTAGCTTCCAAAAGTGCCTAATAGGTTTTTGAGCGTACATTTgcaattttgtatttaattaatcattgaacttttaaaatatctaatagactcttgaactttcaattttgtatctGTTAGGTTCttaacatattaaaaaaaaaaattaattgatctATTAGATATagatttgaattttatgtttaactGAACTCACATCTAATTTTATCTTGGAGATATGTGAATtctataaaatatcaaatttgtcAAAAAGCTTGATAAACAAACTTGAAAGTTTAATGATCTATTAGATGCCGAAAGTTTGAGGGTCAAGGACATATTAACAGTAGGCAAAGTTAATTTTGTCCGTTAACCAATTCCATATTGTTTTCCTTAGCTTAAAAGATTTTAACCATCCCTTCATAATCTTATTTATTATGGACAGGGTATCTGGCTTGTGCTCGATGTTCTTCCAGTGGCGTATGCTTAAATGTTGACCCCATCTCACTATCTGCTTCTTCTAGCCGCCCTTTACGAGTGCCCAAAACTCAAAGATGTCTCAATTGTTCCGGTGCAGGAAAGGTACAAAGTTTTAATCATAATTATTCTTTATTAATTCAAGAGTCGTTGAGATTACCTATATCGCTTTTGAAAACAACTTGGAagtataatttttaaaacttttggcTAATGTCTtacatcttctttcttcttcttcttcttcttcttcttcttcttcttcttttttctttttaaatctaATGTTTATATGATCATTAATGAGCGTTTTCTTTTTGTACAACTTGATATAAATCTAGtacatattttaattattatggaGAAGAAATCAATGAACACAATAGAAATAACTAGAAGGTGGCTTTCTTTGTCGATGACGTCAAGTTTGTGGCCTAAATACTTAGAGGGGTTTTCTTTACTCGTACTAACCGTCAACATGACCATTTGGCTTATAGAAGCTTACAAAACTATAGACGAGCAAAGATCCATCACCCTCATATCTCTCACCTTGAGTTGGTTTCTTGTTTTGGTGTCAAATATTTGATTTTGTAGTGTTGGGTTACTTGTTAGCTTGCTTCTAAAGAAAAGTTGTTTCAAAAGGCTGACATGATAGTGTCTGTCTCATAATAATTGTTTGATATGGATTAAAAAATCAGTATGCCTCTAGTGACCATTGGGTATAAATTCGAGGTTCTTCTTGCTCATTTATCTAATGGAAAAAATTGTCAGTCAGATTGTAGTGGCCTCATTGAATAATTTCTTCCATTGATTTATGAATATAAGTCTTTCATAAGTGTTGTATGGTTGAGTTTGTTATATGTACGTTAACTCATGTGtatgtttgttatatttatggtAACTTACATGTTGATTCAGGTAATGTGCCCAACATGTCTTTGCACGGGGATGTTGATGGCAAGTGAGCATGACCCAAGATTCGACCCATTTGACTAAGGTTAAACTTGTCATTTGCAttgcaactttttttttcttccaaagtTTCCTTTCGTGTTTGTCACTTAAATATTggatttgatatatatatacatagatacatatatataaaggtAGAAATGTTGGTAAGGTAGCACTTTAGAACCAAGAAACATTGTCAAAATGAGCATATCCAACATAATACTTATAATATCGGCTTTAAACCAAACTGTTCGAATCTCCCAAAGTAAAAAAAGTGTTTATTAGAATTGATTAAACCTTTGTAAtgctttaatatataattatttggcatttttattttaagcatttttaatttagaCTATTTATGTTACTAATAGAAAAGAGTTGATTCTTAAAAAGGGGTGGGATCTCTAATATCAAACAACATTCTTGGACCGAAAAAACAATGatgataataatttttttgGTTTCTCTGAGTTTCATGAAAATGCTTCACACGTTGAAcatattaaaaagaataaatggATCTGCTTCTAAAAGATGCATTATCAAATCATAAAATTTCTATTTCTCAAAGGAATTGCTGCTTCATTCATTTATAGGaacttaaattaaatatttcgTATTTAATATGTTTATAACAATTTATATACAATAACTGAATTTTAGAAGTGAagatttgaatattttaaagaaatttcaatTCCTTTGTAATATgacaacaatatatatatatatatatatatatatatataataaaccaCCCCAAGGCTTAATAGTGATTGCAAATAATAATGTAAAGGTTTAGTTCAAGTTATTGTGGACACTTGCAGAAAATTTATCTattattttaagtttaaaatgGAATTGACTTAAAATATAATTCaatattgattaaaaaaaaaagaaggtaaTTTAATATATAAGAACAAAGTAAAATGCATGTCATTCAATGATTGTTATCAATAAGACAATAACTATCAAAACCAACATGTAAGCAactattaattttatt contains:
- the LOC103500908 gene encoding protein ORANGE-LIKE, chloroplastic encodes the protein MSLPSTFAPSSHFPLPISHFKPSRHCRASIFLSIDYGCCKSLYASSRNTSRRSLRICASSSDGASASVPSDSDNTPSNFCIIEGPETVQDFVQMQFQEIQDNIRSRRNKIFLLMEEVRRLRIQQRLKNLKAIDENDNEEAYEMPEIPSSIPFLPHVTPKTLKQQYLTSLSVIWGIIVFGGFIAPTLELKLGLGGTSYEDFIRNMHLPMQLSQVDPIVASFSGGAVGVISALMLIEANNVEQQEKKRCKYCHGTGYLACARCSSSGVCLNVDPISLSASSSRPLRVPKTQRCLNCSGAGKVMCPTCLCTGMLMASEHDPRFDPFD